A stretch of the Janthinobacterium sp. B9-8 genome encodes the following:
- the queG gene encoding tRNA epoxyqueuosine(34) reductase QueG, producing MKTSLRQLDYQKLAQQIKGWAQELGFARAGITGIDLSHAEAGLQEWLDAGFHGEMDYMARHGMKRARPAELHPGTISLISVFLPYLPPAAANSEEILANGSKAYLSRYALGRDYHKVLKGRLQQLADRLANEIGPFGHRVFVDSAPVLEVEIAKQAGQGWRGKHTLLINREYGSYFFIGELFTDLPLPPDPPQEEEHCGRCTRCITACPTGAIVAPYQVDARRCISYLTIELKGSIPLEFRPMLGNRVYGCDDCQMVCPWNRFAVDSKEADFHVRHGLDDVTLVELFAWSEADFKQKMAGSAIYRIGYEQWLRNMAVGLGNAPTSPEVIAALAARCDDASDIVREHVLWALAQHAG from the coding sequence ATGAAAACGTCTTTACGGCAGTTAGATTATCAAAAACTCGCTCAGCAAATTAAAGGCTGGGCGCAGGAATTAGGTTTTGCCCGGGCCGGAATTACCGGCATCGATTTAAGCCACGCAGAAGCCGGTTTGCAAGAATGGCTGGATGCGGGCTTTCACGGCGAGATGGATTATATGGCAAGGCACGGCATGAAACGTGCCAGACCTGCAGAATTACACCCCGGCACTATTTCACTTATTTCGGTTTTTTTGCCTTATTTGCCGCCTGCCGCCGCAAATTCAGAAGAAATTCTTGCGAACGGCAGCAAGGCCTATCTTTCTCGCTATGCGCTGGGGCGTGATTATCACAAGGTATTAAAGGGCCGTTTGCAGCAATTAGCAGACCGGCTGGCGAATGAAATTGGCCCTTTCGGCCATCGGGTGTTTGTGGATTCCGCTCCGGTGCTTGAAGTGGAAATCGCCAAACAGGCAGGGCAGGGCTGGCGGGGTAAACATACCCTGCTGATTAACCGCGAATACGGCTCTTATTTTTTTATTGGAGAGTTATTTACCGATTTGCCGCTGCCGCCTGATCCGCCGCAGGAAGAAGAGCATTGCGGGCGTTGCACCCGCTGTATTACGGCCTGTCCGACCGGTGCGATTGTGGCGCCGTATCAGGTGGACGCGCGGCGCTGTATTTCTTATTTAACCATCGAGCTAAAAGGCAGTATTCCGCTGGAGTTTCGCCCGATGCTGGGCAATCGCGTGTATGGCTGCGACGATTGCCAAATGGTCTGCCCGTGGAATCGCTTTGCAGTAGATAGCAAAGAAGCCGATTTTCATGTGCGTCATGGCCTTGATGATGTGACGCTGGTCGAGCTATTTGCCTGGTCTGAGGCCGATTTCAAACAGAAAATGGCTGGCAGCGCTATTTATCGGATTGGTTACGAGCAGTGGCTTAGAAATATGGCCGTTGGCCTTGGCAACGCGCCCACTTCGCCCGAGGTAATTGCGGCACTGGCGGCTAGATGCGACGACGCTAGCGATATCGTCAGAGAGCATGTGCTGTGGGCTTTGGCGCAGCATGCTGGCTAA
- a CDS encoding methyl-accepting chemotaxis protein: MGLLMNYRVRTRLLLLCVFALCGMVLLSLANMKALRDTMLQDRMDKVKGQTETAAGVIERFHALSQKGQMSSADAQQAAISTLRDVRYSKTEYFFIFDTNYIVRLLPTKIEFEGQNKGDLKDANGKLIYVELTKAAQQGGGFVDYFFPKKGSDKAEPKISYAVLIPDWNWVVGTGIYIDDVDAEFKKNLLYGLAKLLLLAVLVAGVAWMIAQSILHQLGGEPQEGIAVMRRVADGDLQINVSSAQEGSMLASLGEMVGGLNKVMRNVRSDADLLNDRAAQIANSSREISIAATRQSDATTNMAAAMEELTVSINHISEGSGVAEQASRQATALAKNGVTQVTEVTTTMELIAGNVSEATAQIRQLDAKAREISGVASEIKDIADQTNLLALNAAIEAARAGEQGRGFAVVADEVRKLAERTSVATVNIASMLAAIQGETVSVVNAMSAAIPQVERGVQLSRHVAESLNSIHSGAESSLYSLQEMASAIREQSQASNSIASRVEDISQMVEETSTSIQHAAENASQVEQIAHQLNQGVSHFKV; encoded by the coding sequence ATGGGCTTACTAATGAATTATCGGGTGAGAACTCGTTTATTGCTGCTATGCGTTTTTGCCTTATGCGGCATGGTGTTATTAAGCCTTGCCAATATGAAAGCGCTGCGGGACACCATGTTGCAAGACCGGATGGATAAAGTAAAAGGCCAGACCGAAACGGCAGCAGGGGTGATTGAGCGCTTTCATGCTTTAAGCCAAAAGGGTCAGATGAGCAGTGCCGATGCTCAGCAAGCGGCGATTAGTACCTTACGGGATGTGCGCTATTCCAAAACTGAATATTTCTTTATTTTTGATACAAATTATATTGTGCGCCTGCTGCCAACCAAGATCGAGTTTGAGGGGCAGAATAAGGGCGATTTAAAAGACGCCAACGGCAAGTTGATTTATGTAGAGCTGACTAAGGCGGCCCAGCAGGGCGGCGGTTTTGTTGATTATTTCTTTCCAAAGAAAGGCTCGGATAAGGCTGAGCCAAAGATTTCTTATGCAGTACTGATCCCCGATTGGAACTGGGTGGTTGGCACGGGGATTTATATTGACGATGTGGATGCCGAGTTCAAAAAAAATCTACTTTACGGCCTCGCTAAACTCTTGCTGCTGGCGGTCTTGGTGGCGGGTGTGGCTTGGATGATTGCGCAAAGTATTTTGCATCAGCTCGGTGGCGAGCCGCAGGAAGGGATTGCCGTGATGCGGCGGGTGGCCGATGGCGATTTGCAAATTAATGTGTCATCGGCCCAAGAGGGCAGCATGCTGGCCTCTTTAGGGGAAATGGTCGGTGGTTTAAATAAGGTAATGCGTAATGTGCGTAGCGATGCCGATTTACTTAATGACAGGGCCGCGCAAATTGCTAATTCCAGCCGGGAGATTTCGATCGCGGCCACCCGCCAATCGGATGCCACCACCAATATGGCGGCAGCAATGGAGGAGCTTACCGTTAGCATTAACCATATTTCAGAAGGCTCGGGTGTGGCCGAGCAAGCGTCGCGCCAAGCCACAGCACTTGCTAAAAATGGCGTAACTCAAGTGACCGAAGTGACCACCACCATGGAGCTGATCGCGGGCAATGTAAGCGAGGCAACGGCGCAAATTCGCCAGCTGGATGCCAAAGCGCGTGAAATTTCTGGGGTGGCTTCTGAAATCAAAGATATTGCCGATCAAACCAATTTATTGGCGCTGAACGCGGCCATTGAAGCTGCAAGAGCAGGCGAGCAGGGACGTGGCTTTGCTGTGGTGGCCGATGAAGTCAGAAAACTGGCAGAAAGAACCTCGGTGGCCACAGTGAACATCGCCTCGATGCTGGCTGCAATTCAGGGCGAAACAGTGAGTGTGGTTAACGCCATGAGCGCCGCCATTCCTCAGGTTGAGCGGGGAGTGCAATTGTCGCGCCACGTAGCCGAATCTTTAAACAGCATTCATTCGGGTGCTGAATCCAGCCTCTACAGCCTGCAAGAAATGGCCTCGGCCATACGTGAGCAAAGCCAGGCCAGTAATAGCATTGCGTCACGGGTTGAAGATATATCGCAAATGGTGGAAGAAACCAGCACCTCTATTCAGCACGCAGCAGAAAATGCTTCGCAAGTCGAGCAGATTGCTCACCAACTGAACCAGGGAGTGAGTCACTTTAAGGTTTAG
- a CDS encoding MbnP family copper-binding protein, translated as MRLYAILAALILSACNSSSDNETTSVSVAPLADQAVAVQFALKAGGQAVECNAALPGLGLAATPAKLRDARLYVHDIKLINALGKEVPLALTQNDNQYLNVALLDFENKTGQCVGSAGLNTQVSGIVPGGQYIGLSFKVGVPDTAKDAAGKDVVLNHSDTMAVPSPLNNMALGWSWQAGRRFVQLELNPDVPAVGGKAVNWYFHLGATGCTADATNANSFSCSNPNIVPVRLSSFDAAKQQVVLDLAALLQGVDLSKDAGGAVGCMSGPTDPECGLIFANLDLNLNESAAGKKDAGLPKGDGSFSKIFKAALK; from the coding sequence ATGCGTTTATATGCAATTCTTGCCGCACTTATTCTGTCTGCCTGCAATTCCAGTAGTGATAATGAAACCACTTCCGTTTCTGTTGCGCCTTTGGCGGATCAAGCCGTGGCGGTGCAATTTGCGCTGAAAGCAGGCGGGCAGGCGGTGGAGTGTAATGCCGCCTTGCCGGGCCTTGGCCTAGCCGCAACACCTGCCAAATTGCGCGATGCGCGGCTGTATGTGCACGATATCAAGCTGATTAATGCGCTGGGCAAGGAAGTGCCTTTGGCGCTGACGCAAAACGATAATCAATATTTGAATGTGGCCCTGCTGGATTTTGAAAATAAAACGGGCCAGTGTGTGGGCTCGGCTGGCTTAAATACTCAGGTCAGCGGCATTGTGCCCGGCGGCCAGTATATTGGCCTGAGTTTTAAAGTGGGCGTGCCTGATACGGCTAAAGATGCAGCGGGTAAAGACGTGGTGCTGAATCACTCCGACACCATGGCCGTGCCTTCGCCGCTGAATAATATGGCACTGGGCTGGAGCTGGCAGGCGGGTCGCCGTTTTGTGCAGCTAGAGCTGAATCCTGATGTGCCTGCGGTGGGGGGCAAGGCGGTGAATTGGTATTTCCATTTAGGCGCAACTGGCTGCACGGCCGATGCCACAAATGCTAATAGCTTTAGCTGCAGCAATCCCAATATTGTGCCGGTGCGTTTAAGCAGCTTTGATGCGGCTAAGCAGCAGGTGGTGCTGGATTTAGCGGCACTGTTGCAAGGCGTGGATCTCAGCAAGGATGCGGGCGGTGCGGTGGGCTGCATGAGCGGGCCGACTGATCCGGAGTGCGGGCTGATTTTTGCTAATTTAGATTTAAATCTGAATGAATCGGCAGCAGGTAAAAAAGACGCGGGCCTGCCTAAGGGTGATGGTAGTTTCTCCAAAATTTTTAAGGCCGCTCTGAAATGA
- a CDS encoding methanobactin export MATE transporter MbnM yields MIIRCLLAALVLGGCVQSGTSTSDPVRTSASWSWELPFYFPTPKVPSDNPMSEAKFQLGRSLFYDARLSGNGQQSCSSCHDQSKAFTDGRAVSLGSTGESTPRNAQGLANVAWHSTYTWANPALATLERQMEVPLFAEHPVEMGVTDQNKATILARFQSDKALVQRFAEVFPGEPIGFSQIIKAIATFQRGLISASSKYDQYLQGKATLTSAELRGKDLFFGEQAECFHCHGSFNFNDQVRHAGSNTAETLFHNTGLYNIDGKGGFPEPNRGLFELSGVPADMGMFRAPSLRNVQLTGPYMHDGSIATLEEVLDFYAAGGREIKTGPHAGDGRLNPFKSDLIVRIQLNEQDKTNIVAFLKTLTDEKFITDQRFADPCRSK; encoded by the coding sequence ATGATAATTCGCTGCCTTTTGGCAGCGTTAGTGCTCGGCGGCTGCGTGCAGTCGGGCACTTCCACCTCAGATCCGGTTCGTACAAGTGCGAGCTGGAGCTGGGAGCTGCCGTTTTATTTTCCTACCCCTAAAGTACCTAGTGATAATCCAATGAGCGAGGCCAAGTTTCAGCTGGGCCGCAGTTTGTTTTACGATGCGCGGCTTTCTGGCAACGGCCAGCAAAGCTGCTCATCCTGCCATGATCAGAGTAAGGCATTCACCGATGGGCGAGCGGTTTCGCTGGGCTCTACCGGCGAGAGCACACCTAGAAATGCGCAAGGTTTGGCCAATGTGGCCTGGCATAGCACTTACACATGGGCCAACCCCGCACTGGCGACGCTGGAGCGGCAGATGGAAGTGCCGCTGTTTGCCGAGCATCCCGTAGAAATGGGTGTCACCGACCAAAACAAGGCCACGATTTTGGCGCGCTTTCAGAGTGATAAGGCTCTGGTGCAGCGCTTTGCCGAAGTCTTCCCCGGTGAGCCGATTGGTTTTTCGCAGATTATTAAAGCGATTGCCACGTTTCAGCGCGGCTTGATTTCTGCTTCGTCTAAATATGATCAGTATTTGCAAGGCAAGGCCACGCTTACATCGGCAGAGCTACGCGGCAAAGATCTGTTTTTTGGCGAGCAGGCCGAGTGTTTTCATTGCCACGGCAGCTTTAATTTTAATGATCAGGTGCGCCATGCGGGCTCCAATACGGCAGAAACGCTGTTCCACAACACAGGGCTTTATAACATCGATGGTAAAGGTGGCTTTCCCGAGCCTAACCGTGGCTTATTCGAGCTGAGCGGTGTGCCTGCGGATATGGGAATGTTCCGCGCGCCTAGCTTACGCAATGTGCAGCTTACCGGCCCCTATATGCACGATGGCAGCATCGCCACGCTGGAAGAAGTGCTGGATTTTTATGCAGCAGGCGGGCGTGAAATCAAGACCGGCCCGCATGCTGGGGACGGCCGCCTTAATCCATTTAAAAGCGATTTGATTGTTCGTATTCAGCTTAACGAGCAAGACAAAACCAATATCGTCGCCTTTTTAAAGACACTCACCGATGAAAAATTTATTACTGATCAGCGCTTCGCTGATCCTTGCCGCAGCAAATAG